One window of the Leptospira broomii serovar Hurstbridge str. 5399 genome contains the following:
- a CDS encoding discoidin domain-containing protein, with protein MNQDSIRISHPQPVKIREVRTKGTFDLKEGKLRGYSESLDSPGIGVITLALGEGSSFNQIRVHSSESKAAYFPDTFRFEISLDGKVWEPILQEAGFRRSNKKIGHWNFSLVRANFLKLVSKVSEKEGSKWTVAIADLEVGISGIVKVDVSSERDRFWVKENLIDQRADYGWSSQVSPQPKEEFFLVDLGSISRVNELRLLSPKEAPSFFPETFTVYYSEDDLTWNQLLEENQFLSELGVWYQWRFLPANIRFLKFVSRPQKKTNQESYVTRVVEVELYAAPYLSDLTHKPTAEPLPYATVLRAGLVRLAVDGETSEGAAVQANDRRLRDSSTEYKGIVELASDGEDKEGVAVQGSDRRLKHASETTFGLVRLAMNGENRADRVVQGNDERLRSATTQAQGIVELAENGETKEGVAVQGNDDRLKHANFNRFGLVQLALPGEAIPGKVVTSDDPRLRASTTETPGILRFASSGEDVAEAAVQGNDKRLKSATTQTFGIVQLGRSGESKEGVVVQGNDERLRNASTEYPGIIALAPKGKSVPNHAVSADDPRLSDARTPKPHSHEYAPLEHDFSSHSGFLRVKGTVEAPYLNISPPPENNGLIYARNEAEKGSGIVGSGRHVGVLAYGEKFGARGDSSSGDRESAGILGLAKRGFGGWFHSRSGYAVYASGKGIPQLNETGSGKALLAEGEADFIGTIYVQTGKGTDCIARFFPVQSGDVIAEGDWLVMGEEGKLHKSKNPSATNVVGVAVKSAAIVLGEKPHVEGQWLVAISGVVLANVEAQSHPILPGDLLSVGLTGGHAVRVTSENLKPGALVAKALGAQRNGRGIVPVLLSCG; from the coding sequence ATGAATCAAGACTCCATCCGGATCAGTCATCCCCAACCTGTAAAAATTCGCGAGGTTCGAACCAAAGGGACGTTCGATCTAAAAGAAGGAAAACTCCGTGGGTATTCTGAGAGTTTAGATTCTCCCGGAATCGGAGTCATTACGTTAGCCTTGGGAGAAGGGTCCAGTTTTAATCAAATTCGAGTTCATTCCTCCGAATCAAAAGCGGCCTATTTCCCCGATACGTTCCGATTTGAAATTTCGTTAGATGGGAAAGTTTGGGAGCCTATTTTGCAAGAGGCCGGATTTCGACGTTCCAATAAGAAGATCGGGCATTGGAACTTCTCTCTGGTGCGCGCTAACTTTCTAAAATTAGTCAGTAAGGTTTCCGAGAAAGAAGGTTCGAAATGGACAGTGGCAATCGCAGATCTGGAGGTCGGAATTTCCGGCATCGTTAAAGTGGACGTAAGTTCGGAGAGAGATCGGTTTTGGGTTAAGGAAAACTTAATCGATCAACGTGCGGATTACGGCTGGTCTTCCCAGGTATCGCCTCAGCCTAAAGAGGAATTTTTTCTAGTGGATTTAGGATCCATTAGTAGGGTTAACGAGCTGCGATTGCTTTCCCCCAAAGAGGCCCCGTCTTTTTTTCCAGAAACGTTTACTGTTTACTATAGCGAAGATGATCTGACCTGGAATCAGCTTTTAGAGGAAAATCAGTTTCTTTCCGAACTCGGAGTTTGGTATCAATGGAGATTTTTACCGGCAAATATTCGATTTTTAAAATTCGTGTCTCGGCCGCAAAAAAAGACGAATCAAGAGTCCTATGTGACTCGCGTTGTGGAAGTCGAGCTTTACGCAGCTCCTTATTTGAGCGACTTAACGCATAAGCCTACGGCCGAACCTCTTCCTTATGCTACGGTTCTTCGCGCGGGTTTGGTCCGGCTTGCAGTCGACGGCGAAACTTCCGAAGGTGCCGCAGTTCAGGCAAATGATCGCCGCTTGCGAGATTCTTCGACCGAATATAAAGGGATCGTAGAGTTGGCGTCCGACGGTGAGGATAAGGAAGGTGTTGCAGTTCAGGGTAGCGATCGTCGTTTGAAGCATGCAAGTGAGACCACATTCGGTCTTGTCAGGTTAGCGATGAACGGCGAGAACCGAGCGGATCGAGTCGTTCAAGGAAACGATGAGCGGCTGAGATCGGCGACTACTCAGGCGCAAGGAATCGTGGAACTTGCGGAGAACGGAGAGACAAAAGAAGGAGTTGCAGTCCAGGGGAACGACGATCGTCTCAAGCATGCTAACTTTAATAGATTCGGTTTAGTTCAATTGGCTCTTCCCGGAGAAGCGATTCCAGGGAAGGTGGTAACTTCGGATGACCCTCGATTGAGAGCTTCAACAACGGAGACGCCTGGAATTCTCAGATTTGCTTCCAGTGGGGAAGATGTTGCAGAAGCCGCAGTTCAGGGAAATGATAAACGCCTAAAATCGGCCACCACTCAAACTTTTGGAATCGTGCAACTTGGGCGATCCGGCGAATCGAAGGAAGGGGTAGTCGTTCAAGGAAACGATGAACGATTGAGAAATGCGAGTACGGAATATCCCGGAATTATCGCATTGGCCCCTAAGGGCAAATCGGTTCCGAATCACGCGGTATCAGCGGACGATCCTCGGTTGTCCGACGCAAGAACTCCGAAACCTCACAGTCATGAGTATGCTCCTTTGGAACACGACTTTAGTTCGCATAGCGGATTCTTGAGAGTAAAGGGAACGGTCGAGGCGCCATATTTGAATATCTCTCCTCCTCCCGAAAATAACGGGCTTATCTACGCAAGAAATGAGGCCGAGAAAGGTTCCGGTATCGTAGGATCGGGACGGCATGTTGGAGTTCTTGCATACGGAGAAAAATTCGGGGCTCGCGGGGATAGTTCTTCGGGCGACCGGGAATCGGCGGGTATTTTAGGGCTTGCAAAGCGAGGGTTCGGAGGCTGGTTTCATTCTCGTTCCGGATACGCAGTGTATGCGAGCGGGAAGGGAATTCCACAGTTAAATGAAACCGGATCCGGCAAGGCACTACTCGCGGAAGGCGAAGCCGATTTTATCGGGACTATTTACGTGCAGACAGGAAAAGGCACCGATTGCATTGCCCGCTTTTTTCCGGTCCAGTCCGGTGATGTGATTGCGGAAGGAGATTGGTTGGTGATGGGAGAAGAAGGAAAGCTTCATAAATCTAAAAATCCCAGCGCCACTAATGTGGTCGGAGTTGCCGTAAAATCGGCAGCGATTGTGTTGGGGGAAAAGCCGCATGTCGAGGGCCAATGGTTAGTGGCGATCTCGGGAGTGGTTCTTGCAAACGTAGAGGCCCAGTCCCACCCTATCCTGCCCGGCGATCTGCTTTCTGTGGGTCTGACGGGAGGACACGCAGTTCGAGTCACTTCCGAAAATCTAAAGCCCGGCGCCTTGGTTGCCAAGGCCTTAGGCGCGCAAAGAAATGGCCGGGGCATAGTTCCGGTCTTATTAAGCTGCGGTTGA